A stretch of the Sphingosinithalassobacter tenebrarum genome encodes the following:
- a CDS encoding intermembrane phospholipid transport protein YdbH family protein — translation MTETAANEVQQGRRWRGLLRALVALLAVLGIVLAVLWFRRREIADDFIARELASRGVPARYSVEEIGFRTQRLSDVVIGDPADPDLVAEWIEVDIDLFSGARVSAVRLGPARLSARLEDGKLSLGHIDKLMPPPSGKPFALPEMRVDIADLRVRLDSGYGAVGLKISGKGRLDDGFRGRMAAVAPELAVQDCIARDVRIVGDLGIARGAPALRGPVRAAALDCGDVRARGVRGDVELGLDSGFAQWRGDLTMDVDRLAGQGVQAERLGGRLRFEGDATLTSGSFDLDAQRIAAAPGEMDDVRLQGSFRLAEKSIVAGALSADRIAPSRATLASLDGMAQAGAGTPVAPLADKLARAVATAARSARGSGQFSLSVAGGRSIATVTDLALAADSGARVRLTGDPAIRYDSAGGITLNGSLTMDGGDLPEARIALTQAAPGAPIIGQARIAPYAAGNARLTLEPVEFRATSDGVTRIATRATLSGPLPDGQVERLTLPLVARWNGAGRLTVNAACVPAGFERLEFSALTLEATRLTLCPEGAGMVTVSNGRVSGGVRARDMALVGRIGETPLRLSADSGRFTLADANFALAGVETRIGSGDSMTRIDVADLTGIVADGKLGGVFSGAEGQIGQVPLLLSEGAGDWTLAAGKLTLDGGLRVADAAEEPRFNPLESDDILLTLYGNQIEAGGTLHLPEREETVTAVTLEHDLGSGAGQAVLDVRGLRFDPEGLQPAELTRLTYGVIADVRGEVSGQGRIAWNGNEVTSDGSFRTENTDLSAAFGPVTGFSTEIAFGDLLGLATPEGQVQTATVTLLNPGIPVEDGTIRYRLLGEQKIAIEDGRWPFAGGELVLEPTVLDFGQQVEREMVFRAKGVDAARFLQEADFDNLDATGVFDGVLPIVFDSTGGTVKGGRLESRNGGTIAYVGELTQEDLGVWGNYAFQALKSLRYRSLDLEMDGPLDGEMVTRIRFAGVGQGEDAKSDFITRRLTRLPIVFNITIRAKFRQLVRSVQSWYDPSILIETQLPELIEEQRRTAEQPETVQPEESEDVP, via the coding sequence GTGACCGAAACCGCCGCGAACGAAGTACAGCAGGGCAGGCGCTGGCGTGGATTGCTCCGCGCGCTGGTGGCGTTGCTGGCCGTGCTCGGCATCGTGCTGGCGGTGCTGTGGTTCCGGCGGCGCGAGATCGCCGATGACTTCATCGCGCGCGAACTGGCCAGCAGGGGTGTTCCGGCGCGCTATTCCGTGGAGGAAATCGGCTTTCGCACGCAGCGGCTGAGCGACGTGGTGATCGGCGATCCGGCCGATCCCGACCTGGTTGCCGAATGGATCGAAGTCGATATCGACCTGTTTTCCGGCGCGCGCGTTTCGGCGGTTCGGCTGGGCCCGGCACGGCTTTCCGCGCGGCTGGAGGATGGCAAGCTCTCGCTCGGCCATATCGACAAGCTGATGCCGCCGCCTTCGGGCAAGCCCTTCGCGCTTCCCGAAATGCGCGTCGACATCGCCGATCTGCGCGTGCGGCTGGACAGCGGCTATGGCGCGGTGGGACTGAAAATCAGCGGCAAGGGCCGGCTCGACGACGGGTTTCGCGGACGAATGGCGGCGGTGGCGCCGGAACTTGCGGTACAGGACTGTATCGCGCGCGACGTGCGGATCGTGGGCGACCTCGGCATCGCCCGGGGGGCGCCCGCGCTGCGCGGGCCGGTGCGTGCGGCGGCGCTCGATTGCGGAGATGTTCGCGCGCGGGGCGTTCGCGGCGATGTCGAACTGGGGCTCGACTCCGGTTTCGCGCAATGGCGTGGCGATCTGACGATGGACGTCGACCGGCTGGCGGGGCAGGGCGTGCAGGCCGAACGGCTCGGCGGGCGACTTCGCTTCGAAGGCGATGCCACGCTGACCAGCGGCAGCTTCGATCTCGATGCGCAGCGGATCGCCGCGGCGCCCGGGGAGATGGACGACGTGCGGTTGCAGGGCAGCTTTAGGCTGGCGGAGAAGTCGATCGTTGCCGGAGCGCTGAGCGCGGATCGCATCGCGCCTTCGCGCGCGACGCTCGCTTCGCTGGACGGCATGGCGCAGGCTGGCGCGGGGACGCCCGTGGCACCGCTCGCCGACAAGCTGGCCCGGGCCGTGGCAACGGCGGCCCGATCGGCGCGGGGCTCGGGGCAATTCTCGCTCAGCGTTGCCGGCGGGCGCAGCATCGCGACCGTCACCGACCTGGCGCTCGCCGCGGATAGCGGCGCGCGGGTGCGGCTGACCGGCGACCCGGCGATTCGATATGACAGCGCGGGCGGCATCACGCTCAACGGCAGCCTGACGATGGATGGCGGCGATTTGCCCGAGGCGCGAATCGCGCTGACGCAGGCCGCTCCCGGTGCGCCGATCATCGGACAGGCGCGAATCGCGCCCTATGCCGCCGGCAATGCGCGGCTTACGCTCGAACCCGTGGAATTTCGCGCCACCTCCGACGGCGTGACCCGGATCGCGACCCGCGCGACGCTGTCCGGGCCCTTGCCCGACGGGCAGGTCGAGCGGCTGACATTGCCGCTGGTGGCGCGGTGGAACGGCGCCGGAAGGCTGACCGTCAATGCGGCCTGCGTTCCCGCCGGGTTCGAGCGGCTCGAATTTTCGGCGCTCACGCTCGAGGCGACGCGGCTGACCTTGTGCCCCGAGGGTGCCGGGATGGTGACGGTTTCCAACGGGCGGGTTTCGGGCGGGGTGCGCGCCCGCGACATGGCGCTCGTCGGACGGATCGGGGAAACGCCGCTGCGGCTTTCCGCCGACAGCGGGCGCTTCACGCTGGCGGACGCCAATTTCGCGCTTGCGGGCGTCGAGACGCGGATCGGTTCGGGCGACAGCATGACGCGAATCGATGTCGCCGATCTCACCGGCATCGTCGCCGACGGAAAGCTGGGTGGCGTCTTTTCGGGTGCCGAAGGGCAGATCGGGCAAGTCCCGCTGCTGCTGAGCGAAGGCGCGGGCGACTGGACGCTGGCGGCAGGCAAGCTGACGCTCGATGGCGGGCTGCGCGTCGCCGACGCCGCCGAGGAGCCGCGCTTCAATCCGCTTGAAAGCGACGATATCCTGCTGACGCTCTACGGCAATCAGATCGAGGCGGGCGGGACGCTGCACCTCCCCGAACGCGAGGAGACGGTGACTGCCGTGACGCTGGAGCATGATCTGGGCAGCGGCGCGGGGCAGGCGGTGCTCGACGTGCGCGGGCTGCGCTTCGATCCCGAGGGGCTGCAGCCCGCCGAACTGACGCGGCTCACCTATGGCGTGATCGCGGACGTTCGCGGCGAAGTGAGCGGGCAGGGCCGGATTGCCTGGAACGGCAACGAAGTGACCAGCGACGGCAGTTTTCGCACCGAAAATACCGACCTTTCGGCGGCATTCGGCCCGGTCACCGGTTTCTCGACCGAAATCGCCTTTGGCGATCTGCTCGGCCTCGCCACGCCGGAAGGGCAGGTGCAGACCGCAACGGTCACGCTGCTCAATCCCGGCATCCCGGTGGAAGACGGCACGATTCGCTATCGCCTGCTCGGCGAACAGAAGATCGCGATCGAGGACGGGCGCTGGCCCTTTGCCGGCGGCGAGCTGGTGCTCGAACCGACGGTGCTCGATTTCGGTCAGCAGGTGGAACGCGAAATGGTGTTCCGCGCGAAGGGCGTGGATGCGGCCCGGTTCCTCCAGGAAGCCGATTTCGACAATCTCGACGCCACCGGCGTGTTCGACGGCGTCTTGCCGATCGTGTTCGATTCGACCGGCGGCACGGTGAAGGGCGGTCGGCTGGAATCGCGAAACGGCGGGACCATCGCCTATGTCGGCGAACTGACGCAGGAGGACCTGGGGGTCTGGGGCAACTACGCATTCCAGGCGCTCAAATCGCTGCGCTATCGCAGTCTCGACCTTGAGATGGACGGGCCGCTGGACGGCGAGATGGTCACGCGGATCCGATTCGCCGGCGTGGGTCAGGGCGAGGACGCCAAGTCCGATTTCATCACGCGGCGGCTGACGCGGCTGCCGATCGTGTTCAACATCACCATCCGCGCCAAATTCCGGCAACTCGTCCGATCGGTACAGAGCTGGTACGATCCCTCGATTCTGATCGAGACCCAGCTGCCCGAACTGATCGAGGAGCAGCGCCGGACGGCGGAGCAACCCGAAACCGTTCAGCCTGAGGAAAGCGAAGACGTGCCATGA
- a CDS encoding YdbL family protein, with translation MKFAKKIAIAALIAAGAASAAGAMVLPQDRDPAYAAARAAGQVGEQPDGYIGIVGEATPQLRALVSDINIRRKAIYTRGASEEGSTVEQFAFVTGCRLIVQTEPGEKYQAPDGRWLTRDDSAPIRDSRCI, from the coding sequence ATGAAATTCGCCAAGAAGATCGCAATCGCCGCGCTGATCGCGGCCGGCGCCGCCTCCGCGGCCGGCGCGATGGTGCTGCCGCAGGACCGCGACCCGGCCTATGCCGCTGCGCGCGCCGCGGGCCAGGTGGGCGAGCAGCCCGACGGCTATATCGGCATTGTCGGAGAGGCTACGCCGCAACTGCGCGCGCTGGTGAGCGACATCAACATCCGCCGCAAGGCGATCTACACCCGGGGCGCTTCGGAAGAAGGCTCGACCGTCGAGCAGTTCGCGTTCGTCACCGGGTGCCGCCTGATCGTGCAGACCGAACCGGGCGAGAAATACCAGGCGCCCGACGGCCGCTGGCTGACGCGCGACGATTCGGCGCCGATTCGCGATTCGCGCTGTATCTGA
- a CDS encoding YnbE family lipoprotein, translating into MKKKRWRAALAAAGIAAPMLMLGGCINIRAPEKPIVINLNISITQEVVYRLDSKAKTVIQDNPGVF; encoded by the coding sequence GTGAAGAAGAAGAGGTGGAGAGCCGCGCTTGCCGCTGCCGGGATCGCCGCGCCGATGCTCATGCTCGGCGGGTGCATCAATATCCGGGCGCCGGAAAAGCCGATCGTCATCAACCTCAATATTTCGATCACGCAGGAAGTGGTCTACCGGCTGGACAGCAAGGCCAAGACGGTGATCCAGGACAATCCGGGGGTTTTCTGA
- a CDS encoding AtpZ/AtpI family protein, translating into MAEDEPGLDPLKEDARLTSLDERLRQAKSEEAIRSGKARADGDRNYRLGNRVLAELIGGMVGGALIGWVLDRFLGTSPWLLLVLLFLGIASAFRNIIRISTQRSE; encoded by the coding sequence ATGGCCGAAGACGAACCCGGGCTCGATCCCCTTAAGGAGGATGCACGTCTCACCTCGCTCGACGAGCGGTTGCGGCAGGCAAAATCCGAAGAGGCGATCCGCAGCGGGAAGGCGCGGGCCGACGGCGATCGCAATTATCGCCTGGGCAATCGCGTTCTTGCCGAGCTGATCGGGGGGATGGTCGGCGGTGCCTTGATCGGGTGGGTGCTCGATCGTTTCCTGGGCACTTCTCCGTGGCTCCTGCTCGTGTTGCTGTTCCTCGGAATAGCCAGCGCGTTCAGGAACATCATCAGGATTTCGACACAGCGCTCGGAGTGA